Proteins encoded in a region of the Oculatellaceae cyanobacterium genome:
- a CDS encoding ATP-binding protein, with protein MTRLTGFPRELLTRPATERFAYFEHYTVGHPRLKEVSEILLRTIAEPAGASFIFVYGPSGVGKTTLRLRVEQKLIELALPKLESDRGCVPVVGVEAVAPESRNFNWKDYYTRALIALEEPLIDHKFDYNVRGIYRDTLGKINVESKVVAPALRRALENALIHRHPDVFFVDEAQHFGKMASGYKLQDQLDCLKSIANMTGILHCLLGTYELLTFRNLSGQLSRRSVDIHFRRYCAESPEDVEAFQSVLLTFQHQMPLAEAPDLVSHWEYFYERTLGCVGILKNWLIRALKDALDKEATTVTLKDLEKRAWSVAQCRRMFQEIQEGEQLLSETAADVKNLRSALGLEAKPIVLPEEAPKTTPPQRKVGKRKPKRDPIGVQQDVS; from the coding sequence ATGACAAGACTTACTGGATTTCCTCGTGAACTCCTCACACGACCTGCTACAGAAAGGTTTGCTTACTTTGAGCATTACACCGTAGGACATCCTCGACTTAAAGAAGTATCTGAGATTCTCCTGCGAACAATTGCTGAACCAGCAGGAGCATCATTTATCTTTGTTTACGGCCCTAGTGGTGTTGGTAAAACAACTTTGCGACTCCGTGTTGAACAGAAATTAATAGAACTAGCATTACCTAAACTGGAAAGCGATCGCGGTTGTGTTCCTGTTGTTGGTGTTGAAGCTGTAGCCCCAGAATCGAGAAACTTTAACTGGAAAGATTACTACACACGCGCTTTAATAGCCTTAGAAGAACCCTTAATCGATCACAAGTTTGATTACAATGTGCGTGGCATATATCGTGATACTTTGGGAAAAATTAATGTTGAGTCGAAAGTAGTTGCACCTGCTCTCCGCAGAGCTTTAGAAAATGCTCTCATCCATCGTCATCCAGACGTATTTTTCGTAGATGAAGCACAACATTTTGGCAAGATGGCAAGCGGATACAAACTACAAGATCAGTTAGACTGCCTCAAATCTATAGCAAATATGACAGGCATCTTGCACTGTCTATTAGGAACATACGAACTACTGACATTCCGTAATTTAAGCGGTCAACTCTCACGCCGTAGTGTCGATATTCATTTCCGCCGTTATTGTGCTGAAAGTCCGGAGGATGTAGAAGCTTTTCAAAGTGTATTGTTAACTTTCCAGCACCAGATGCCACTTGCAGAAGCTCCAGATTTAGTTAGTCATTGGGAATATTTTTACGAACGTACTTTAGGATGTGTGGGCATACTGAAAAATTGGCTAATACGCGCTCTTAAAGATGCTTTAGACAAAGAAGCAACAACTGTCACCCTCAAGGATTTAGAAAAACGTGCTTGGTCAGTTGCTCAGTGTAGGAGGATGTTTCAAGAGATTCAAGAAGGCGAACAACTATTATCTGAAACAGCAGCAGACGTGAAAAACTTACGCTCTGCTTTAGGACTGGAAGCAAAACCCATTGTGTTACCAGAAGAAGCACCAAAAACTACTCCTCCGCAAAGAAAAGTGGGGAAACGTAAACCTAAAAGAGATCCTATTGGAGTGCAGCAAGATGTTAGCTAA
- a CDS encoding TniQ family protein, which translates to MLANPLTTHESWDLRKVAIPSRSRLYQLEPVGIGTPLVESLTGYTSRLAEAHCVVPKVLISRELVSLIPKNYRTTNIFEMRSLTGALNGIGTMAFDLVKTLELMTLRSDLCFLTLLTWADVFPQRKLLRSRRAWCPYCYEEWYSSKDKVIYEPLIWFFEAVTVCHRHIQFLCQQCPYCKRNLSPLASYSRPGYCPYCLEWLGISANYPSSHKAPPREEEIMWQAWVINTIGELLAVSPHLSQLLQREIVAHAFCKYVQQFTQGNTAAFARMLQIPKNKVWMWQMGKVLPELNVILKICFTLRVSVLDFLTQDTPKENPGKFPVIHQNLVLHSVRKKPEVKFDRERVQKLLEDLLHKNEQPLPMTSAAKALGYPKRVLYRHFPELCRAISAQYVEYMKQSRVKRIKQCCEEVQQAVRQLHSEGLYPNEAAISKVLAKPGCFRDKEVRATLKATRQEIGLEP; encoded by the coding sequence ATGTTAGCTAATCCATTAACAACACACGAATCCTGGGATTTAAGAAAGGTTGCTATCCCATCTCGCAGTCGGTTGTATCAGTTAGAACCTGTTGGTATTGGTACTCCCTTGGTAGAAAGCTTAACTGGTTATACATCTCGACTAGCAGAAGCTCATTGTGTAGTTCCAAAGGTTTTAATATCCAGAGAGCTTGTGTCCCTTATCCCGAAGAATTACAGAACTACAAACATCTTTGAAATGAGAAGTTTGACTGGGGCGCTCAATGGAATAGGAACGATGGCATTTGATTTAGTCAAAACTTTAGAGTTGATGACTCTACGTTCTGATTTGTGCTTCCTCACTTTATTAACATGGGCTGATGTCTTCCCCCAAAGAAAGTTACTTCGCTCTAGAAGAGCTTGGTGTCCCTATTGTTATGAGGAATGGTATTCCTCAAAAGATAAAGTCATTTACGAACCTTTAATTTGGTTTTTTGAAGCAGTTACAGTTTGTCATCGCCATATTCAGTTTTTATGTCAGCAATGCCCTTACTGTAAAAGAAATCTTTCTCCGTTAGCTTCTTATTCCAGACCTGGTTATTGTCCGTATTGCTTAGAATGGCTTGGTATTTCTGCTAATTACCCATCTTCCCACAAAGCTCCACCGAGAGAAGAAGAGATAATGTGGCAAGCGTGGGTTATCAATACCATTGGAGAATTACTTGCTGTTTCCCCTCACCTATCTCAACTGCTACAAAGGGAAATTGTTGCCCACGCTTTCTGTAAGTATGTACAGCAATTTACACAAGGAAACACGGCGGCTTTTGCGCGTATGCTTCAAATCCCTAAAAACAAAGTTTGGATGTGGCAGATGGGAAAAGTCTTGCCAGAGCTAAATGTTATTTTGAAAATCTGTTTTACTCTTCGGGTATCTGTGCTGGATTTTTTAACTCAAGATACTCCAAAGGAAAATCCTGGTAAATTTCCTGTTATACATCAGAACCTAGTATTACATAGCGTTAGGAAAAAGCCTGAAGTAAAGTTTGATCGGGAGCGAGTTCAAAAATTACTAGAAGATTTGCTTCACAAAAATGAACAACCTTTGCCTATGACATCAGCAGCCAAAGCCCTTGGTTATCCGAAGCGTGTTCTTTACAGGCATTTTCCAGAGTTATGTCGCGCAATTTCAGCCCAATATGTTGAATATATGAAACAATCTCGTGTCAAACGAATCAAACAATGTTGTGAGGAAGTACAACAGGCTGTTAGACAACTTCATTCTGAGGGTCTTTATCCTAATGAAGCAGCGATTTCAAAGGTCTTAGCTAAACCAGGGTGTTTTCGAGATAAGGAGGTTCGTGCCACCCTTAAAGCTACAAGACAAGAAATTGGTTTGGAACCATAA
- the ndhL gene encoding NAD(P)H-quinone oxidoreductase subunit L translates to MLVALLYLILGGTYLLVIPFALYIYLQKRWYVVSSFERAFMYFLVFFFFPGLLLLSPFLNFRPQRRQIES, encoded by the coding sequence ATGCTGGTTGCGCTACTGTATTTGATTTTGGGTGGAACCTATTTGCTGGTGATTCCTTTCGCTCTCTATATATACCTACAAAAACGGTGGTATGTGGTTAGCTCCTTTGAGCGTGCCTTTATGTACTTCCTGGTGTTCTTCTTCTTCCCAGGTTTACTGCTCCTCAGCCCATTTTTAAATTTTCGCCCTCAACGGCGGCAGATTGAAAGTTAA
- a CDS encoding DUF3007 family protein, whose protein sequence is MRRIDVIGIGIGIFAAGGLPYLLFKVAGLDSTDAGIWSQLLLMGGLVGWLLTYLFRVGTKNMTYNQQVKDYKEAVFQKQLEELTPEELAKLQAEIEQESAEKITFARDEHGSLQDDS, encoded by the coding sequence ATGCGACGAATTGATGTAATTGGAATCGGCATCGGGATATTTGCAGCTGGAGGTCTACCCTATCTACTGTTTAAAGTAGCGGGGTTAGATAGTACTGATGCTGGTATCTGGAGTCAACTGTTATTGATGGGTGGGTTAGTAGGTTGGTTGCTAACCTACCTATTCAGAGTCGGGACAAAAAACATGACTTATAACCAGCAGGTAAAAGACTATAAGGAAGCGGTATTCCAAAAGCAACTCGAAGAACTGACCCCCGAAGAGCTTGCGAAGCTGCAAGCTGAAATAGAACAAGAATCTGCTGAAAAAATCACTTTTGCTAGAGACGAGCATGGAAGCCTTCAGGATGACAGCTAA
- the trpA gene encoding tryptophan synthase subunit alpha: MTSISQCFESLRNRNQCALIPFITAGDPDLETTAKALKILDAAGADIIELGVPYSDPLADGPVIQAAATRALERGVRLDDVLSLVESVRKDVRSPIILFTYYNPILNRGIEKFLKQLANAGVQGLVVPDLPLEEAETLLKPAAEIGIEVVLLVAPTSPKERIEAIARQSQGFIYLVSVTGVTGMRSGLETRVKDILLDLRSVTDKPIGIGFGISSPEHAKQVKEWGADAAIVGSAFVNRLNEGTPEQGLDAITSLCKSLKLAITDQ, from the coding sequence ATGACTTCAATTTCTCAATGCTTTGAGTCCCTGCGTAATCGTAATCAGTGCGCTTTAATTCCCTTTATTACCGCCGGAGATCCAGACTTAGAAACAACTGCTAAGGCACTAAAAATTTTAGATGCTGCTGGTGCAGACATAATTGAACTTGGTGTTCCTTATTCAGATCCGTTGGCAGATGGCCCAGTAATTCAAGCGGCAGCAACGAGGGCGTTAGAACGTGGTGTCAGGTTGGATGATGTCTTATCTCTGGTGGAAAGCGTTAGAAAAGATGTGCGATCGCCCATTATCCTGTTTACCTATTACAACCCAATCTTAAACCGAGGCATTGAAAAGTTTTTAAAGCAACTGGCTAATGCTGGAGTCCAGGGGTTAGTAGTGCCGGATTTGCCTCTAGAAGAAGCAGAAACCCTGCTAAAACCAGCAGCAGAAATAGGGATTGAGGTAGTGTTATTAGTTGCGCCTACCAGCCCTAAAGAAAGAATAGAAGCGATCGCTCGTCAATCTCAAGGCTTCATTTACTTAGTCAGCGTTACTGGTGTTACTGGGATGCGTTCTGGTTTAGAAACGCGAGTGAAAGATATACTCTTAGATTTACGCAGCGTCACTGATAAACCTATTGGTATAGGTTTTGGGATATCTTCGCCAGAACACGCTAAACAGGTAAAAGAGTGGGGCGCAGATGCAGCAATTGTGGGTAGTGCTTTTGTGAACCGCTTAAATGAGGGAACACCCGAACAAGGTTTAGATGCGATCACTTCTTTGTGCAAAAGCCTCAAGTTAGCAATTACTGACCAATAA
- a CDS encoding LD-carboxypeptidase, whose amino-acid sequence MHCDRRLFLRNLTLAVLASQLPLKVKANYQPKSVIKPLRLKVGDTVGLISPASPINAADIEPVVQTLASLGLKAKLGKHILDRYGDIAGKDSDRAADVNQMFADTSVSAILPMRGGWGCNRILPLLDYDLIRPHPKIIIGYSDITSLLLAIYARCGFVTFHGPVGTSTWNSFSRDYFKQIIFDSKAVTFQNPINGDNLNSTTIKVETITPGKARGRLIGGNLSVLTAMIGSAYLPSWQQKILFLEEVGEDIYRVDRMLTQLKLAGILQQISGFIFGQCTNCSPGKDNQSLPLPEILLNHIQPLGIPAWYGSMIGHIKDKFTLPVGVLVEIDANTGTIQMLEQAVS is encoded by the coding sequence ATGCACTGCGATCGCCGCTTATTTCTGAGAAACTTAACTCTAGCAGTACTAGCTTCTCAGTTACCACTTAAAGTTAAAGCTAACTATCAGCCTAAGTCGGTAATTAAACCACTGCGCTTAAAAGTTGGAGATACGGTGGGGTTAATTAGTCCCGCCAGCCCAATTAACGCCGCAGACATTGAGCCTGTAGTGCAAACTTTAGCATCACTAGGTTTAAAAGCGAAGTTAGGGAAGCATATTCTCGACCGTTACGGAGATATTGCGGGTAAAGATAGCGATCGCGCCGCCGATGTCAATCAAATGTTTGCCGATACCTCTGTCTCTGCAATACTCCCCATGCGCGGTGGCTGGGGCTGCAATCGCATTTTGCCTCTGCTAGATTATGACCTGATTCGGCCACATCCAAAAATTATTATCGGCTATAGCGATATTACTTCCCTACTTCTAGCAATTTATGCCCGCTGTGGTTTTGTTACCTTTCATGGCCCAGTCGGTACTTCCACATGGAATTCTTTTTCTAGAGATTATTTCAAACAAATTATCTTTGATAGCAAAGCAGTAACTTTCCAAAATCCGATTAATGGCGACAATCTCAACTCAACTACCATCAAAGTAGAAACTATCACACCTGGAAAAGCTAGGGGGAGATTGATAGGCGGCAACTTATCTGTACTAACAGCAATGATTGGATCTGCTTATTTACCTTCTTGGCAACAGAAAATTTTATTTTTAGAAGAAGTAGGCGAGGATATTTATCGAGTAGACAGAATGCTGACTCAGTTAAAATTAGCCGGAATTCTTCAGCAAATTTCGGGATTTATTTTCGGGCAATGTACTAATTGTTCTCCAGGCAAAGATAATCAATCACTGCCATTGCCAGAAATTTTGCTGAACCACATTCAACCACTCGGTATTCCCGCTTGGTATGGTTCAATGATCGGTCACATTAAGGATAAATTCACCCTTCCGGTAGGCGTTTTAGTAGAAATAGATGCCAACACTGGCACTATTCAAATGCTAGAACAAGCTGTTAGCTAA
- a CDS encoding polysaccharide biosynthesis tyrosine autokinase: protein MDEITQYWFILQRRWLPASLVFAVVLGLTTLNTFQQKPIYEAKGQILIKKNNSTSALLDLAKSDGSASNGNPINTQAALINSIPVAQETIATLNLSQKPELFLKPLKVTNVKATDILQVSYTDTDPAKAARIINTIMNIYIKSDVNAQRSEATAAREFLEKQLPQIEITVRQAEQDIRKFKEQNKVVDLAAEATSTAEVLNNLTQQISEAQSKYAAETSRVQGLQQLFGKDLNSTVVAAAVGESATTQKSLSNLQDIQEKLAIERTRFQEEHPVITDLKTKEANLKGLLQQQLQQTLLIQQPIPNKIVPLSPGVQQSLITDFAHAAAERTSLEKQIYALANVESAYRQRISTIPKLEQQQRELERRLKAAQSTYEILLPKLQEIRVQENQTVGNARVVTPALVPERPIAPRKAQNLALGGLLGILLGIGAALALETADKSIKDPEDAKRILGYPVLGTIPIFEKMDSVTTVRFGGQQRIVPGIVVTNTSGSPISEAFRMLHTSLRFMSLDNQLKVMVISSSVPQEGKSTTAANLAVAISQLGQRVLIVDADMRKPSQHKIWQLPNQTGLSSVLTGQSEFNQAVVEVMDNLEVLTSGISPPNPLILLDSSQMAVLVGQWAQTYDFVIIDSPPLSVAADTTILGKMANGLMFVVRPGVANSGNLAYCKELLEQSGQNVLGVVVNAVSRNSSSYYNNYYYYKSYGTEEVVQDDSTTSRLS, encoded by the coding sequence ATGGATGAAATTACTCAATACTGGTTCATTCTCCAACGTCGTTGGTTACCAGCTTCTTTAGTATTTGCTGTTGTTTTAGGGTTGACAACGCTAAATACATTTCAACAAAAGCCAATTTACGAAGCGAAAGGCCAAATTCTGATCAAAAAGAACAATAGTACTTCTGCATTATTAGATTTGGCTAAATCAGATGGTTCTGCGAGCAATGGCAACCCGATTAACACTCAAGCAGCACTGATTAATTCTATTCCCGTTGCACAAGAGACTATAGCTACGCTGAATTTATCACAAAAACCTGAGTTATTTTTAAAACCACTCAAGGTTACCAATGTAAAAGCTACAGATATTCTGCAAGTTTCTTATACAGACACAGATCCTGCTAAGGCTGCCAGGATTATTAATACAATAATGAATATTTATATCAAAAGTGATGTAAATGCTCAAAGATCCGAAGCCACGGCCGCTAGAGAGTTTCTCGAAAAACAATTGCCTCAAATCGAAATTACTGTGCGGCAAGCAGAACAAGATATACGTAAATTTAAGGAACAGAACAAAGTTGTAGATTTAGCAGCAGAAGCAACATCAACGGCAGAAGTTCTCAATAACCTAACTCAACAAATTAGTGAAGCTCAATCTAAGTATGCAGCAGAAACATCCCGCGTTCAAGGTTTACAGCAGTTATTTGGTAAGGATTTAAATAGCACAGTAGTAGCGGCTGCGGTTGGTGAGTCTGCAACTACACAAAAATCCTTATCCAATTTGCAAGACATACAAGAAAAGCTGGCAATTGAACGTACTCGTTTTCAAGAAGAGCATCCTGTAATCACTGATCTCAAAACTAAGGAAGCCAACTTAAAAGGTCTGCTCCAACAGCAGTTACAACAAACTCTTTTAATACAACAACCAATCCCTAACAAAATTGTTCCCCTGTCACCTGGTGTACAACAATCACTAATTACAGATTTTGCTCATGCAGCAGCAGAACGTACCAGCTTAGAGAAGCAGATATATGCTTTAGCAAATGTAGAATCTGCTTATAGACAACGTATTAGTACGATACCGAAGCTAGAGCAACAGCAGCGTGAGCTAGAACGTAGGCTCAAAGCGGCTCAATCTACTTATGAAATTCTTTTACCTAAACTTCAAGAAATTCGAGTCCAAGAAAATCAGACAGTTGGTAACGCTCGAGTTGTAACACCTGCGTTGGTTCCTGAACGTCCTATTGCTCCTCGGAAAGCTCAGAATTTAGCGCTAGGGGGATTATTAGGGATTTTGTTAGGTATAGGTGCTGCTTTAGCTTTAGAAACAGCAGACAAATCCATCAAAGACCCAGAAGATGCGAAAAGAATTTTGGGTTATCCAGTATTGGGTACTATTCCTATTTTTGAGAAAATGGACTCAGTTACCACCGTTCGTTTTGGTGGTCAACAGCGCATAGTACCAGGGATAGTTGTTACAAATACTTCAGGTTCACCTATTAGTGAAGCTTTTCGGATGCTTCACACTAGCTTGAGGTTTATGAGTTTGGATAACCAGCTTAAAGTGATGGTGATCTCTAGTTCTGTGCCTCAAGAAGGTAAGTCTACAACTGCCGCTAACTTGGCTGTTGCTATATCACAACTAGGTCAGCGGGTGTTGATAGTAGATGCGGATATGCGTAAGCCGTCCCAACACAAAATTTGGCAACTACCGAATCAGACAGGTTTAAGCAGCGTCCTTACTGGACAGTCTGAATTCAATCAAGCTGTGGTAGAAGTGATGGACAATCTGGAGGTTCTTACATCGGGAATATCGCCTCCAAACCCATTAATTCTGCTTGATTCTAGTCAGATGGCTGTTTTGGTGGGGCAGTGGGCGCAAACCTATGATTTTGTAATTATTGACTCTCCTCCGTTGAGTGTCGCTGCTGATACAACCATACTGGGCAAAATGGCAAATGGCTTGATGTTTGTAGTTCGTCCAGGAGTGGCGAATTCCGGTAATCTTGCCTATTGTAAAGAGCTTTTAGAGCAATCAGGTCAAAATGTTTTGGGTGTGGTGGTTAATGCTGTTAGCCGCAACAGTAGTAGTTACTACAACAACTACTATTACTACAAAAGTTATGGAACAGAGGAAGTTGTGCAGGATGATTCAACCACAAGCCGTTTGTCTTGA
- a CDS encoding aminotransferase class I/II-fold pyridoxal phosphate-dependent enzyme encodes MNKPILLSTPHIGDLELEFVKEAFDTNWIAPVGPHVDAFEQEFCEVVGASHAAAVSSGTAALHLALRLIGIQPGDEVVCSTLTFIATASPITYLGAKPVFIDSDRTSWNMNPDLLRSALDQRAKIGKLPKAVVLVHLYGQSADIAPIMEVCDRYSIPLIEDAAEALGATYKERSPGTFGRIGIYSFNGNKIITTSGGGMLVSEDPEIVAKARFLATQARDPAPHYQHSEIGYNYRLSNVLAGIGRGQLRVLSERVAARRRNFEIYQQALGKLPGIEFMPEAAFGTATRWLTCLTIDPVAFGKDREQVRLALGQQQIEARPVWKPLHLQPIFADCECIGGEVAEKLFERGLCLPSGSNLSLDDLERVTQAIANIFRARE; translated from the coding sequence GTGAATAAACCAATTCTCCTTTCCACGCCTCATATTGGCGATCTTGAGTTAGAGTTTGTCAAAGAAGCATTTGATACTAACTGGATTGCTCCTGTTGGCCCTCATGTTGACGCTTTTGAGCAAGAATTTTGCGAAGTCGTCGGTGCTAGCCACGCGGCTGCTGTTAGTTCTGGCACGGCAGCACTACATTTAGCTTTACGATTAATTGGCATCCAACCAGGGGATGAAGTTGTTTGCTCTACCCTGACTTTTATTGCCACAGCTAGTCCGATTACTTATTTAGGGGCAAAACCCGTATTTATTGATAGCGATCGCACTTCTTGGAATATGAATCCTGATTTGCTCAGGTCAGCGCTGGATCAACGGGCTAAAATTGGGAAGCTACCAAAAGCTGTTGTTTTAGTACATCTTTATGGGCAAAGTGCGGATATTGCACCGATTATGGAAGTGTGCGATCGCTATTCCATTCCCCTAATAGAAGATGCGGCGGAAGCTTTAGGCGCAACTTATAAAGAACGTTCTCCTGGTACTTTTGGGCGTATTGGCATCTACTCTTTCAACGGCAATAAAATCATTACTACCTCTGGCGGTGGTATGTTGGTTTCAGAAGATCCAGAGATAGTAGCAAAAGCACGTTTCCTTGCCACACAAGCTCGCGATCCGGCCCCCCATTATCAGCATTCGGAAATTGGCTATAACTATCGCCTCAGCAACGTTTTAGCTGGAATTGGTCGTGGTCAGCTGCGTGTACTCAGTGAGCGAGTAGCAGCTAGAAGACGCAACTTTGAAATTTACCAACAAGCATTAGGAAAACTACCAGGCATTGAATTTATGCCAGAAGCAGCATTTGGAACTGCTACTCGCTGGTTAACTTGCCTTACTATAGATCCAGTGGCATTCGGTAAAGATCGGGAACAAGTTCGCCTTGCTCTTGGTCAACAACAAATTGAAGCTCGTCCAGTTTGGAAGCCACTGCACTTGCAACCTATATTTGCTGATTGTGAATGTATTGGAGGTGAAGTTGCTGAAAAATTATTTGAGCGTGGTCTGTGCCTACCTTCGGGTTCTAATCTAAGTTTAGACGACCTAGAGCGAGTGACCCAGGCGATCGCTAACATTTTTCGTGCTAGGGAATAA
- a CDS encoding acetyltransferase — MKIYLYGCGGHAKVILDILHQQGRIVTAFVDDHPPAGITDIHGVPVWSTAEKLATVNSDNSQWIVAIGNNRIRYQIAEKLQSQGYSFTTAIHPSAQVALGVEIAPGTVVMANAAINTDSKIGHHVIVNTAATIDHDCRIGDYCHIAPGCSLCGQVYLGNSVFLGVGTSVIPSITIGNQTICGAGSVVIKSLPSDCLAYGCPAKIVQTNYNKSG; from the coding sequence TTGAAAATCTATCTATACGGTTGTGGCGGACACGCCAAAGTCATATTAGATATTCTTCACCAACAGGGACGTATAGTTACAGCCTTTGTTGATGACCATCCCCCAGCAGGTATAACTGATATTCATGGAGTGCCAGTTTGGTCAACTGCTGAAAAATTAGCTACTGTTAACAGCGACAACAGCCAGTGGATTGTTGCCATTGGTAATAACCGCATTCGCTATCAAATAGCTGAAAAGCTGCAAAGTCAAGGGTATTCCTTTACAACAGCAATTCATCCTTCAGCCCAAGTTGCTCTTGGCGTTGAAATTGCTCCTGGTACTGTAGTGATGGCTAATGCGGCGATCAACACTGACAGTAAAATCGGTCATCACGTCATCGTTAATACAGCAGCTACGATCGATCATGATTGCAGGATTGGTGATTATTGCCACATTGCCCCAGGATGTTCTTTGTGCGGTCAAGTATACTTAGGTAATAGTGTATTTTTAGGTGTTGGCACTAGCGTAATTCCTTCAATTACAATTGGAAACCAGACAATTTGTGGTGCTGGTTCAGTGGTAATTAAATCTTTACCATCTGATTGTCTAGCTTACGGTTGCCCTGCCAAAATTGTTCAGACCAACTACAATAAGTCAGGCTGA
- a CDS encoding sugar transferase, protein MSRIIKRLCDFFFSLIGLLILAPVLAVIACAIYIRMGSPIMFKQPRPGKNGEIFTFYKFRTMTDERDSTGKLLPDEKRLTTIGQFIRKTSLDEFPQLWNVLKGDMSLVGPRPLLVAYLDRYTPEQARRHEVKPGITGWAQINGRNTLSWEEKFKLDVWYVDNWSLWLDLKILFNTFIKVIKKEGISHPNYATMTEFQGNLQVNNEQ, encoded by the coding sequence ATGAGTCGCATCATTAAACGTCTATGTGACTTTTTCTTCTCACTCATCGGGCTATTAATCTTGGCTCCAGTGCTTGCTGTCATTGCCTGTGCCATTTACATTCGCATGGGTAGTCCGATCATGTTTAAGCAACCGCGTCCAGGCAAAAACGGTGAGATATTTACGTTTTACAAGTTTCGGACAATGACTGATGAGCGCGACTCTACTGGTAAACTTCTCCCAGACGAAAAACGTCTGACAACTATCGGTCAATTTATCCGAAAAACCAGTTTAGACGAATTTCCTCAGCTTTGGAACGTTCTTAAAGGTGACATGAGCTTAGTTGGCCCTCGTCCTCTATTAGTGGCATATCTAGACCGCTATACACCTGAACAAGCCCGTCGTCATGAAGTAAAACCAGGAATCACTGGTTGGGCGCAAATTAACGGTCGCAATACTCTTAGCTGGGAAGAGAAATTCAAACTAGATGTTTGGTATGTTGACAATTGGAGCCTCTGGCTTGACCTAAAAATTTTGTTTAACACATTTATTAAAGTTATTAAAAAAGAAGGCATTTCCCATCCTAACTACGCCACGATGACTGAATTTCAAGGAAACCTGCAAGTAAACAATGAACAATAA